A genome region from Thermomonospora amylolytica includes the following:
- the bfr gene encoding bacterioferritin, with protein sequence MEGDKDIIALLNEQLTAELTAINQYFLHAKMQQNWGYTRLARYTRDESFDEMRHAERLTDRILFLEGLPNYQKLNPLRIGQTVIEQLEADLAIEKEAVARLRPGIELMRSRGDVTSARIFEYILEDEEKHIDFLETELSLVQSLGEQNYLQRLTDYPGEGGESHA encoded by the coding sequence ATGGAAGGCGACAAGGACATCATCGCGCTGCTGAACGAGCAGCTCACCGCCGAGCTGACCGCCATCAACCAGTACTTCCTGCACGCCAAGATGCAGCAGAACTGGGGCTACACGCGGCTCGCCCGATACACCCGCGACGAATCCTTCGACGAGATGCGGCACGCCGAGCGGCTGACCGACCGCATCCTCTTCCTCGAGGGCCTGCCGAACTACCAGAAGCTCAACCCGCTGCGCATCGGCCAGACCGTCATCGAGCAGCTCGAGGCCGACCTGGCCATCGAGAAGGAGGCCGTCGCCCGCCTGCGTCCCGGCATCGAGCTCATGCGCTCCCGCGGCGACGTCACCTCCGCCCGGATCTTCGAGTACATCCTCGAGGACGAGGAGAAGCACATCGACTTCCTGGAGACCGAGCTCAGCCTGGTCCAGTCCCTCGGCGAGCAGAACTACCTCCAGCGCCTCACCGACTACCCCGGCGAGGGCGGCGAAAGCCACGCGTGA